A region of Jannaschia sp. W003 DNA encodes the following proteins:
- a CDS encoding glycine betaine ABC transporter substrate-binding protein yields MIRPAPKAARAALAACAATLATAGGAWAQASCDDVVITEMDWASSAIVTNVAVFLMEQGYGCDVQVVPSSTTPAMVSVAETGRPDIVTEVWPNGNPAYDSLVAEGRIETVADVLSDRSVQGWYLPTSLVDAHPELATLEGILANPGLVGGRLHSCPDGWQCKETTEAIARAAGLPEAGIEVFQHGSGETLAASMASAVEAGEPWLGYYWEPTGLLGKYAMTKVDLGAFDEEAWNCIVDPECPGEEMTSYASTPVVTVVTTTFAEDHPELYELMSNVAFTNAQMGAVLSWQEENAASAEEAAVHFLTEYRDVWPAWLSEDARANLAALID; encoded by the coding sequence ATGATCAGACCCGCCCCGAAGGCCGCCCGCGCCGCCCTCGCCGCCTGCGCCGCCACCCTCGCGACCGCGGGGGGCGCCTGGGCGCAGGCCTCCTGCGACGACGTGGTGATCACCGAGATGGACTGGGCGTCCTCGGCGATCGTGACCAACGTCGCCGTGTTCCTGATGGAGCAGGGATACGGCTGCGACGTGCAGGTCGTCCCGTCGTCGACCACGCCGGCCATGGTGTCGGTCGCCGAGACCGGCCGGCCCGACATCGTCACCGAGGTCTGGCCCAACGGGAACCCGGCCTACGACTCGCTGGTCGCCGAGGGCAGGATCGAGACCGTCGCCGACGTGCTGTCCGACCGCAGCGTGCAGGGCTGGTACCTCCCGACCTCGCTCGTGGACGCGCATCCCGAGCTGGCGACGCTGGAGGGGATCCTCGCGAACCCCGGGCTGGTGGGCGGCCGCCTGCATTCCTGCCCCGACGGCTGGCAGTGCAAGGAGACGACCGAGGCCATCGCGCGCGCGGCCGGCTTGCCCGAGGCGGGCATCGAGGTGTTCCAGCACGGCTCCGGCGAGACCCTCGCCGCGTCGATGGCCTCGGCCGTCGAGGCGGGCGAGCCGTGGCTCGGCTACTACTGGGAGCCGACCGGCCTCCTGGGCAAGTACGCGATGACGAAGGTGGACCTCGGCGCGTTCGACGAGGAGGCGTGGAACTGCATCGTCGATCCCGAATGCCCCGGGGAGGAGATGACGTCCTATGCCAGCACACCGGTCGTCACCGTCGTCACCACCACCTTCGCCGAGGACCATCCGGAGCTCTACGAGCTGATGTCCAACGTCGCGTTCACCAACGCCCAGATGGGCGCGGTGCTTTCGTGGCAGGAGGAGAACGCCGCCTCGGCCGAGGAGGCGGCGGTCCACTTCCTAACCGAGTACCGCGACGTCTGGCCCGCCTGGCTGAGCGAGGACGCGCGCGCGAACCTCGCGGCTCTGATCGACTGA
- a CDS encoding rhomboid family intramembrane serine protease yields the protein MHPDPRNQSPFHALPPVVAGLALVIGGVEAMFLLAEAGLLGGPAGDGWRIGAIRDWSVAGPVWDWMVANGRYPPEYLARFATYALIHGGIGHAAFVAVFVLALGNVTHPFLPRWRQLAVFFGSAVAGGLAFAVLFDGVLYGGFPGAYGLIGAFTYLTWRGVLPIPRERAFLLVGLLLVIQPVFALAAGMGWGWLPDWVAEAVGAAAGFGLSAALAPGALARMRDRMRRR from the coding sequence ATGCATCCCGATCCGCGCAACCAGAGCCCCTTCCACGCGCTGCCCCCCGTGGTGGCGGGGCTGGCGCTCGTGATCGGCGGGGTGGAGGCGATGTTCCTGCTCGCCGAGGCGGGACTCCTGGGCGGGCCCGCGGGCGACGGCTGGCGGATCGGGGCGATCCGCGACTGGTCGGTGGCCGGCCCCGTGTGGGACTGGATGGTGGCCAACGGGCGCTATCCGCCCGAGTACCTCGCGCGGTTCGCCACTTACGCGCTGATCCACGGCGGCATCGGGCACGCGGCCTTCGTGGCGGTGTTCGTGTTGGCCCTGGGCAACGTGACGCATCCCTTCCTGCCGCGCTGGCGGCAGCTCGCGGTGTTCTTCGGGTCCGCCGTCGCGGGGGGACTGGCCTTCGCGGTTCTGTTCGACGGGGTGCTCTACGGCGGCTTCCCCGGCGCCTACGGGCTGATCGGGGCGTTCACCTACCTGACGTGGCGCGGCGTCCTGCCGATCCCGCGGGAGAGGGCGTTCCTGCTGGTGGGCCTCCTGCTCGTGATCCAGCCGGTGTTCGCGCTGGCGGCGGGCATGGGCTGGGGCTGGCTGCCGGACTGGGTGGCCGAGGCGGTGGGCGCGGCGGCGGGCTTCGGGCTGTCGGCGGCGCTGGCGCCGGGCGCGCTGGCCCGGATGCGGGACCGGATGCGCCGCCGCTAG
- a CDS encoding DUF6525 family protein, giving the protein MSRDTPTLSRAQASDMAAYDRLPPALRRWLAGAALPWSPASARRAWRRAMRRALWRERVALRIMDRIEAERLAQDALVVQRELEIAAAAAKRRS; this is encoded by the coding sequence ATGAGCCGCGACACGCCCACCCTCTCGCGCGCGCAGGCGAGCGACATGGCCGCCTACGACCGCCTGCCGCCCGCACTGCGCCGCTGGCTCGCCGGCGCCGCACTGCCCTGGTCGCCCGCCTCGGCGCGGCGCGCCTGGCGCCGCGCCATGCGCCGGGCGCTCTGGCGCGAGCGGGTCGCCCTCAGGATCATGGACCGCATCGAGGCCGAGCGGCTGGCCCAGGACGCGCTGGTGGTACAGCGCGAGCTGGAGATCGCCGCGGCCGCCGCGAAGCGGAGGTCGTGA
- the murJ gene encoding murein biosynthesis integral membrane protein MurJ: MAPRLVKGFLTVGGWTLLSRVLGFARDILIARFLGTGAAAEAFFVAFSLPNMFRRFFAEGAFNMAFVPLYAKALEADGTEAADRFARDVVAGMVLILTLLSVLGIVFMPALVLAMASGFAEDERFGLAVAYGRVAFPYIFLISLAALVSGVLNSAGRYLAAAAAPALLNIVFIAAMGVAALFPETVTAWLTAPRAVGWALVLAVPLGGAAQLGLVWWAAARAGHRLLPRHRPRMTPALRRMLVIAAPAALAGGVVQVNLLIGRQVASYFDGAVAWLNYADRLYQLPLGVVGIAIGVVLLPELSRRVRADDEAGQQQSYSRAFEFSLLLTLPATVAFMVVPLPVVSVLFERGAFDSDDTAATALALMIYALGLPAFVLQKVLQPVFFAREDTATPLRFALVSLAVNAVVALGLAPVIGWPAAALGTTLAAWAMVLLLWLGVRRMGTVGRLDARARTRTWRILLASALMGVALWIAALALGPAFGGSARGLALGVLVVVGMGAYFGLALLCGAARMADLRGAVRR, translated from the coding sequence ATGGCCCCCCGCCTCGTCAAAGGCTTCCTCACCGTCGGCGGCTGGACCCTCCTGTCCCGCGTGCTCGGCTTCGCGCGCGACATCCTGATCGCCCGCTTCCTGGGCACCGGCGCCGCCGCCGAGGCCTTTTTCGTGGCCTTCTCACTCCCCAACATGTTCCGCCGCTTCTTCGCGGAGGGGGCCTTCAACATGGCCTTCGTGCCGCTCTACGCGAAAGCATTGGAGGCCGACGGAACCGAGGCCGCCGACCGCTTCGCGCGCGACGTGGTGGCGGGCATGGTGCTGATCCTCACGCTCCTGTCGGTGCTGGGCATCGTCTTCATGCCCGCGCTCGTGCTCGCCATGGCGTCGGGCTTCGCCGAGGACGAGCGCTTCGGCCTCGCCGTGGCCTACGGGCGCGTGGCCTTTCCCTACATCTTCCTGATCTCGCTGGCGGCCCTCGTGTCGGGCGTGCTGAACTCCGCCGGGCGCTACCTCGCCGCCGCCGCGGCGCCCGCGCTCCTGAACATCGTGTTCATCGCCGCCATGGGCGTAGCGGCCCTCTTCCCCGAGACCGTCACCGCCTGGCTCACCGCGCCCCGCGCCGTGGGCTGGGCGCTGGTGCTGGCCGTGCCCCTGGGCGGCGCGGCGCAGCTCGGGCTGGTCTGGTGGGCCGCCGCCCGCGCGGGGCACCGTCTCCTGCCCCGCCACCGCCCCCGCATGACGCCCGCGCTGCGGCGCATGCTGGTGATCGCCGCTCCGGCGGCGCTCGCGGGCGGCGTGGTGCAGGTGAACCTGCTGATCGGGCGCCAGGTCGCCAGCTACTTCGACGGCGCGGTGGCGTGGCTGAACTACGCCGACCGCCTCTACCAGCTTCCCCTCGGCGTGGTGGGCATCGCCATCGGCGTGGTGCTCCTGCCCGAGCTGTCGCGCCGGGTGCGCGCCGATGACGAGGCCGGCCAGCAGCAGAGCTACTCGCGCGCCTTCGAGTTCTCGCTCCTGCTGACCCTGCCCGCCACGGTGGCCTTCATGGTCGTCCCCCTTCCGGTCGTCTCGGTGCTGTTCGAGCGCGGCGCCTTCGACAGCGACGACACGGCGGCCACGGCGCTCGCCCTGATGATCTACGCCCTCGGCCTGCCGGCCTTCGTGCTTCAGAAAGTGCTGCAGCCCGTGTTCTTCGCGCGCGAGGACACCGCCACGCCGCTGCGCTTCGCCCTCGTCAGCCTCGCCGTGAACGCCGTCGTGGCGCTGGGCCTCGCGCCGGTGATCGGATGGCCGGCCGCCGCGCTCGGCACCACGCTGGCCGCTTGGGCCATGGTGCTGCTGCTCTGGCTGGGCGTGCGCCGCATGGGCACCGTCGGCCGCCTCGACGCCCGCGCCCGCACGCGCACGTGGCGCATCCTCCTGGCCTCGGCGCTGATGGGGGTGGCGCTCTGGATCGCGGCCCTCGCCCTCGGTCCCGCCTTCGGCGGCTCCGCGCGGGGCCTCGCCCTGGGCGTGCTCGTGGTGGTGGGCATGGGCGCCTACTTCGGGCTCGCCCTCCTGTGCGGCGCGGCGCGGATGGCGGACCTGCGGGGCGCGGTGCGGCGCTAG
- a CDS encoding penicillin-binding protein activator produces the protein MAFHRLRGKLLSFTRAARKLAALGAASAALAACAVPSDVGSGGGGVQGDGGPVKVALLVPYGSARGSDAQVARSLENAARLAVGDLGAGTVALDVYPTQGTPGGAQAAAAEALAAGAQVILGPLYADNAAAAGVAVSGTGVPVLSFSNNTDIAGGNVWVLGNTFQNTARRLLGFAARQGRNRVLVTHATNEAGQIADRAVRAGAAGTGAQITGSVGYDLSQAGITAAVPSIRAQAESTGSNAIFLTGNTAGDLPVISQLLTEAGAGGETYRFLGLTRWDVPAEALALPGLQGGYFARPDPGPLGQFRARYRGTYGGEPHPIANLAYDGMAAIGAVAASGGTVGRRSLTASSGFAGTGGAFRLMPDGTNERALAVAQVLNSSAQVVSPAPSSFGGSGS, from the coding sequence ATGGCGTTCCACCGGCTTCGCGGGAAACTGCTGTCATTCACGCGCGCCGCGCGCAAGCTCGCCGCGCTCGGCGCGGCCTCGGCGGCGCTGGCGGCCTGCGCCGTTCCCAGCGACGTCGGCTCGGGCGGCGGCGGCGTGCAGGGCGACGGCGGCCCGGTGAAGGTGGCGCTCCTGGTGCCCTACGGCTCCGCGCGCGGCTCCGACGCGCAGGTCGCCCGCAGCCTCGAGAACGCGGCCCGCCTCGCGGTGGGCGACCTGGGCGCGGGCACGGTGGCACTCGACGTCTATCCCACGCAGGGCACCCCCGGCGGCGCGCAGGCCGCCGCCGCCGAGGCGCTGGCCGCCGGGGCGCAGGTGATCCTCGGGCCGCTCTACGCGGACAACGCCGCCGCGGCGGGCGTGGCCGTGTCCGGCACCGGGGTTCCGGTGCTCAGCTTCTCGAACAACACTGACATCGCCGGCGGCAACGTCTGGGTGCTGGGCAACACGTTCCAGAACACCGCCCGCCGCCTCCTGGGCTTCGCCGCCCGCCAGGGCCGCAACCGCGTGCTGGTCACGCACGCCACCAACGAGGCCGGCCAGATCGCCGACCGCGCGGTGCGCGCGGGCGCGGCCGGCACCGGCGCGCAGATCACCGGCTCGGTGGGCTACGACCTGAGCCAGGCCGGCATCACCGCCGCCGTGCCGTCGATCCGCGCGCAGGCCGAGTCCACGGGCTCCAACGCCATCTTCCTTACGGGCAACACCGCGGGCGACCTGCCGGTGATCTCGCAGCTCCTCACGGAGGCCGGCGCCGGCGGCGAGACCTACCGCTTCCTCGGCCTCACCCGCTGGGACGTGCCCGCCGAGGCGCTGGCGCTGCCGGGCCTGCAGGGCGGCTACTTCGCGCGCCCCGATCCCGGCCCGCTCGGCCAGTTCCGCGCCCGCTACCGCGGCACCTACGGCGGCGAGCCGCACCCGATCGCCAACCTCGCCTACGACGGCATGGCCGCGATCGGCGCCGTGGCCGCCTCGGGCGGCACCGTGGGACGGCGCTCGCTCACGGCGAGCTCCGGCTTCGCGGGCACCGGCGGCGCCTTCCGCCTGATGCCCGACGGCACCAACGAGCGGGCCCTCGCGGTGGCCCAGGTCCTCAACAGTTCCGCACAGGTGGTCAGCCCTGCCCCGTCGAGCTTCGGCGGCTCCGGCTCCTAG
- a CDS encoding [protein-PII] uridylyltransferase, whose amino-acid sequence MPRRASAAPAPRPAAPLPPSDLPGAAEDILIAPTQAVFDEPAVTAALAAAVDGLVDPMAVRRAAVEVLRAAQARGRAAIAEGFRSSPTRARVVTRAYALLTDRLVQCVWRLATERLHPNPNPTEGERLAVLGVGGYGRGEMAPFSDVDLLLLTPTRMTPWAESVAESMLYMLWDLKLKVGHATRTVRECLSLGASDMTIRTALLEMRPVCGDAALAEELRARLRTELFARTVPEFIEAKLAERAERHAKQGGARYVLEPNVKEAKGGLRDLQCLYWIAKYRYAVENTADLVPLGVFTEDEFAQFEAAERFLWCVRCHMHLIAGRAADALHFDIQVEVAERMGYEDHAGRRAVEHFMQTYFRHATRVGELTRILLVALEAENVKSEPRLMGLLKRRRLRPPYEVRQGRLGVADEAAFLADPLNLLRVFEEGLRTGLLMHPQTMRLIVANRHLIDRPLREAPEARRIFLDLLLRRGNPERALRRMNELDVLSSFIPEFAPIVAMMQFNLYHRYTVDEHTIQVVSHLAQIERGELRESLPLCSEILAEGVNRRVLYVACLLHDIGKGRPEDHSILGARIARDVAPRLGLKPKEAATVEWLVRHHLLMSDMAQKRDIADPRTVRDFAKAVQTRERLDLLTVLTVCDIRGVGPGTWNNWKAQMIRGLHRATALALENGLEDVTRTQREKRAKRLFREALPDWPLPAVRAEMARHYGPYWQGIPTAAQVRFAHLLQGLPDGEVRVELDPDEDRDATRAIFALGDHPGIFSRIAGALSLVGADIVDARSYTSKDGYATMVFWLQDGEGHPYEAARLPRLRRMITRSLRGEIVTRDELEGREIKKRERRFEVPTSIAFDNDGSEIYTIVEVDTRDRPGLLFDLTQTLASSNIQIAQAVIATYGAQVVDVFYVKDLFGLKIHAKPKQEALERRLRAAITKAAERAGA is encoded by the coding sequence CTGCCCCGTCGAGCTTCGGCGGCTCCGGCTCCTAGGCCGGCGGCGCCCCTTCCCCCCTCGGACCTGCCGGGCGCGGCCGAGGACATCCTCATCGCGCCCACGCAGGCGGTGTTCGACGAGCCTGCCGTCACGGCCGCCCTCGCGGCGGCCGTGGACGGTCTCGTCGACCCCATGGCCGTGCGCCGCGCCGCGGTGGAGGTCCTGCGCGCCGCGCAGGCCCGCGGCCGCGCCGCCATCGCCGAGGGCTTCCGGAGCAGCCCCACCCGCGCCCGCGTCGTCACCCGCGCCTACGCGCTGCTGACCGACCGGCTGGTGCAGTGCGTCTGGCGCCTGGCCACCGAGCGGCTGCACCCGAACCCCAACCCCACCGAGGGCGAGCGCCTCGCGGTGCTGGGCGTGGGCGGCTACGGGCGCGGCGAGATGGCGCCCTTCTCGGACGTGGACCTGCTGCTGCTGACCCCGACCCGCATGACGCCCTGGGCCGAGAGCGTGGCGGAGTCGATGCTCTACATGCTGTGGGACCTGAAGCTGAAGGTCGGCCACGCCACGCGCACCGTGCGCGAGTGCCTGTCGCTCGGCGCCTCGGACATGACGATCCGCACGGCCCTCCTGGAGATGCGCCCCGTCTGCGGCGACGCGGCGCTGGCCGAGGAGCTGCGCGCGCGCCTGCGCACGGAGCTCTTCGCCCGCACCGTGCCGGAGTTCATCGAGGCCAAGCTCGCCGAGCGCGCCGAGCGCCACGCCAAGCAGGGCGGTGCCCGCTACGTGCTGGAGCCCAACGTCAAGGAGGCCAAGGGCGGCCTGCGCGACCTCCAGTGCCTCTACTGGATCGCCAAGTACCGCTACGCGGTGGAGAACACCGCCGACCTCGTGCCGCTCGGCGTGTTCACCGAGGACGAGTTCGCCCAGTTCGAGGCCGCCGAGCGGTTCCTGTGGTGCGTGCGCTGCCACATGCACCTGATCGCCGGCCGCGCCGCGGACGCGCTCCACTTCGACATCCAGGTCGAGGTGGCCGAGCGCATGGGCTACGAGGACCACGCTGGCCGCCGCGCGGTCGAGCACTTCATGCAGACCTACTTCCGCCACGCCACCCGCGTGGGCGAGCTGACGCGCATCCTGCTGGTGGCGCTCGAGGCCGAGAACGTGAAGTCCGAGCCGCGCCTCATGGGCCTCCTGAAGCGCCGCCGCCTGCGCCCGCCCTACGAGGTGCGCCAGGGCCGCCTCGGCGTCGCCGACGAGGCCGCCTTCCTGGCCGATCCCCTGAACCTCCTGCGCGTCTTCGAGGAGGGGCTGCGCACCGGGCTGCTGATGCATCCCCAGACCATGCGGCTGATCGTCGCCAACCGGCACCTGATCGACCGCCCCCTGCGCGAGGCGCCCGAGGCGCGGCGCATCTTCCTCGACCTGCTGCTCCGGCGCGGCAACCCCGAGCGGGCCCTGCGGCGCATGAACGAGCTGGACGTGCTGTCGAGCTTCATCCCCGAGTTCGCGCCGATCGTGGCGATGATGCAGTTTAACCTCTACCACCGCTACACCGTGGACGAGCACACCATCCAGGTCGTCTCGCACCTCGCGCAGATCGAGCGCGGCGAGCTGCGCGAGAGCCTGCCGCTCTGCTCCGAGATCCTGGCCGAGGGCGTGAACCGCCGGGTGCTCTACGTCGCCTGCCTGCTGCACGACATCGGCAAGGGCCGCCCCGAGGACCACTCGATCCTGGGCGCGCGCATCGCGCGCGACGTGGCGCCCCGCCTCGGGCTCAAGCCCAAGGAGGCGGCCACCGTCGAGTGGCTGGTGCGCCATCACCTGCTGATGAGCGACATGGCCCAGAAGCGCGACATCGCCGACCCGCGCACCGTGCGCGACTTCGCCAAGGCCGTGCAGACCCGCGAGCGGCTGGACCTGCTGACGGTGCTGACCGTCTGCGACATCCGCGGCGTCGGCCCCGGCACCTGGAACAACTGGAAGGCGCAGATGATCCGCGGCCTCCACCGCGCCACCGCGCTGGCGCTGGAGAACGGGCTGGAGGACGTGACGCGCACCCAGCGCGAGAAGCGCGCCAAGCGCCTGTTCCGCGAGGCCCTGCCCGACTGGCCCCTTCCGGCCGTGCGCGCCGAGATGGCCCGCCACTACGGCCCCTACTGGCAGGGCATCCCCACGGCGGCTCAGGTGCGCTTCGCCCACCTCCTCCAGGGCCTGCCCGACGGCGAGGTGCGCGTGGAGCTGGACCCCGACGAGGACCGCGACGCCACCCGCGCCATCTTCGCGCTGGGCGACCACCCGGGCATCTTCAGCCGCATCGCCGGCGCGCTGTCGCTGGTGGGCGCCGACATCGTGGACGCGCGCTCCTACACCTCGAAGGACGGGTATGCCACCATGGTGTTCTGGCTCCAGGACGGCGAGGGGCACCCCTACGAGGCCGCCCGCCTGCCGCGCCTGCGCCGCATGATCACCCGCAGCCTGCGCGGCGAGATCGTGACCCGCGACGAGCTGGAGGGCCGCGAGATCAAGAAGCGCGAGCGCCGCTTCGAGGTGCCCACCTCGATCGCCTTCGACAACGACGGCTCCGAGATCTACACCATCGTCGAGGTCGACACCCGCGACCGGCCGGGCCTGCTGTTCGACCTGACCCAGACGCTGGCCAGCTCCAACATCCAGATCGCCCAGGCGGTGATCGCCACCTACGGCGCGCAGGTGGTGGACGTGTTCTACGTGAAGGACCTGTTCGGCCTGAAGATCCACGCCAAGCCCAAGCAGGAGGCGCTGGAGCGGCGCCTGCGCGCGGCGATCACCAAGGCGGCCGAGCGGGCGGGGGCCTGA
- the dapE gene encoding succinyl-diaminopimelate desuccinylase, with protein sequence MSVDAVDLAARLVRCPSVTPEEGGALTLLTGVLEEAGFRCTRVDRNGTPNLFARWGERGARTFGFNGHTDVVPVGDAEAWTRDPFGGEIADGWLHGRGATDMKSGVAAFAAAACDFVRETFPDGAVILAITGDEEGPSTDGTVAILDWMEAEGERMDACLVGEPTCPEHMGDMIKIGRRGSLSAWLTVEGVQGHAAYPHRAVNPVQACARLCDRLASHAMDKGTEHFDPSTLQVVTIDTGNPATNVIPARCRATVNVRFNDAHDSHSVLAWIRAEADRVEGETGARVSLETKVSGESFLTPPGPLSDLVAAAVTAETNRTPVLSTSGGTSDARFVRNHCPVVEFGLVGHRMHAVDERCRVEQIEALKRVYGRVLRGFFEG encoded by the coding sequence ATGAGCGTCGACGCGGTCGACCTCGCTGCGCGGCTGGTGCGCTGCCCTTCGGTGACGCCCGAGGAGGGCGGGGCACTTACGCTCCTGACCGGGGTGCTGGAGGAGGCGGGCTTCCGCTGCACCCGCGTGGACCGGAACGGGACGCCCAACCTCTTCGCCCGCTGGGGCGAGCGGGGCGCGCGCACCTTCGGGTTCAACGGGCACACCGACGTGGTGCCGGTGGGCGACGCGGAGGCCTGGACGCGCGATCCGTTCGGCGGCGAGATCGCGGACGGCTGGCTGCACGGGCGCGGGGCCACCGACATGAAGTCGGGCGTGGCCGCCTTCGCTGCCGCCGCCTGCGACTTCGTGCGCGAGACGTTCCCCGACGGGGCGGTGATCCTGGCCATCACGGGCGACGAGGAGGGACCGTCCACGGACGGCACCGTCGCCATCCTCGACTGGATGGAGGCCGAGGGCGAGCGCATGGATGCCTGCCTCGTGGGCGAGCCGACTTGCCCCGAGCACATGGGCGACATGATCAAGATCGGCCGCCGCGGCTCGCTGTCGGCGTGGCTCACGGTCGAGGGCGTGCAAGGCCACGCCGCCTATCCGCACCGGGCGGTGAACCCCGTGCAGGCCTGCGCGCGGCTGTGCGACAGGCTGGCGAGCCACGCGATGGACAAGGGGACGGAGCACTTCGATCCCTCGACGCTGCAGGTGGTGACGATCGACACGGGCAACCCGGCCACCAACGTGATCCCGGCGCGCTGCCGGGCCACGGTGAACGTGCGGTTCAACGACGCGCACGACTCGCACTCGGTGCTGGCGTGGATCCGCGCCGAGGCGGACCGGGTGGAGGGGGAGACGGGTGCGCGGGTCTCGCTGGAGACCAAGGTGTCGGGCGAGAGCTTCCTCACCCCGCCTGGGCCGCTGTCGGACCTCGTGGCGGCGGCGGTGACGGCCGAGACGAACCGTACGCCGGTGCTGTCGACCTCGGGCGGCACTTCGGACGCGCGTTTCGTGCGCAATCACTGCCCGGTGGTAGAGTTCGGTCTGGTGGGCCACCGCATGCACGCCGTGGACGAGCGCTGCCGGGTCGAGCAGATCGAGGCGCTGAAGCGGGTCTACGGGCGCGTGCTGCGGGGGTTCTTCGAGGGGTGA
- a CDS encoding GlsB/YeaQ/YmgE family stress response membrane protein, whose protein sequence is MEGIGWIGSIILGGIAGWIAEKIMKSDMGLLMNIILGIVGALVANFIFVLIFGSTLGGWIGQLIVAVIGACLLIWVVRLVRGRSARH, encoded by the coding sequence ATGGAAGGCATCGGCTGGATCGGGAGCATCATCCTCGGCGGCATCGCCGGCTGGATCGCCGAGAAGATCATGAAGTCCGACATGGGACTGCTCATGAACATCATCCTCGGCATCGTCGGCGCCCTCGTCGCGAACTTCATCTTCGTGCTGATCTTCGGCTCCACGCTGGGCGGCTGGATCGGCCAGCTGATCGTGGCGGTCATCGGCGCCTGCCTGCTGATCTGGGTGGTCCGGCTCGTCAGGGGCCGCTCCGCTCGTCACTGA
- a CDS encoding VOC family protein: protein MIAYVTVGTDDLARARRFYDAILRPLGYGLREGPEGLSYVLPARPEWPFAPPDFYVKPPFDGRPAGAGNGAMTAFEAPGQARVRALHAAGLAAGGTDEGAPGFRAGYGPRFFVGYLRDPDGNKLALFSSDPAEPGRDG from the coding sequence ATGATCGCCTACGTGACCGTCGGGACCGACGACCTCGCCCGCGCGCGTCGGTTCTACGACGCGATCCTGCGCCCGCTCGGCTACGGGCTGCGCGAGGGGCCGGAGGGACTGAGCTACGTGCTGCCCGCGCGGCCGGAGTGGCCCTTCGCGCCGCCGGACTTCTACGTGAAGCCCCCGTTCGACGGGCGCCCCGCCGGGGCGGGCAACGGGGCGATGACGGCGTTCGAGGCGCCGGGGCAGGCGCGGGTCCGCGCGCTCCATGCCGCGGGGCTGGCGGCGGGCGGCACCGACGAGGGCGCCCCCGGCTTCCGCGCGGGCTACGGGCCGCGCTTCTTCGTAGGCTACCTGCGCGACCCCGACGGCAACAAGCTGGCACTGTTCTCGAGCGATCCGGCGGAGCCGGGCCGGGACGGGTGA
- the trpS gene encoding tryptophan--tRNA ligase, with product MPDFTPRVFSGVQPSGGLTLGNYLGAIVKFVDWQERGTHETVYCMVDLHAITVPQDPETLRRNTRELCAGFLAAGIDPERSILVNQSQVPEHAQLGWVFNCVARMGWMERMTQWKDKAGANAERASLGLYAYPALMAADILVYHATHVPVGDDQKQHIELCRDIAAKFNHDYGVEFFPLAEPVIEGVATRIMSLRDGTKKMSKSDPVDASRINLTDDADAISRKFRKAKTDPDPLPGEVAGLEGRPDVRNLVNIHAALAGTTPDAVLAEKAGSQLGHFKADLADLAVSKLAPVSSEMARLMDDPAEIDRILARGAQRAREITVPILERTYDIIGMVR from the coding sequence ATGCCCGACTTCACCCCCCGCGTCTTCTCCGGCGTCCAGCCCTCGGGCGGCCTCACCCTGGGGAACTACCTCGGCGCGATCGTGAAGTTCGTGGACTGGCAGGAGCGGGGCACCCACGAGACCGTGTACTGCATGGTAGACCTCCACGCGATCACCGTGCCCCAGGACCCCGAGACCTTGCGCCGCAACACCCGCGAGCTCTGCGCCGGCTTCCTGGCCGCGGGCATCGACCCCGAGCGCTCGATTCTCGTGAACCAGAGCCAGGTGCCCGAGCACGCGCAGCTCGGCTGGGTCTTCAACTGCGTGGCGCGCATGGGCTGGATGGAGCGCATGACCCAGTGGAAGGACAAGGCCGGCGCCAACGCCGAGCGCGCGTCCCTGGGCCTCTACGCCTACCCCGCGCTGATGGCCGCCGACATCCTGGTGTACCACGCCACCCACGTGCCCGTGGGCGACGACCAGAAGCAGCACATCGAGCTGTGCCGCGACATCGCCGCGAAGTTCAACCACGACTACGGGGTGGAGTTCTTCCCGCTCGCCGAGCCGGTGATCGAAGGCGTCGCCACGCGTATCATGTCGCTGCGGGACGGCACGAAGAAGATGTCGAAGTCCGACCCGGTGGACGCCAGCCGCATCAACCTCACGGATGACGCGGACGCCATCTCCCGGAAGTTCCGCAAGGCAAAGACCGATCCCGACCCGCTGCCCGGCGAGGTCGCGGGGCTGGAGGGGCGCCCCGACGTGCGCAACCTCGTGAACATCCACGCCGCGCTCGCCGGCACCACGCCCGACGCGGTGCTGGCCGAGAAGGCGGGCAGCCAGCTCGGCCACTTCAAGGCCGACCTCGCCGACCTCGCGGTGTCCAAGCTTGCCCCGGTCTCCTCGGAGATGGCCCGCCTCATGGACGACCCCGCCGAGATCGACCGCATCCTCGCCCGCGGCGCCCAGCGCGCCCGCGAGATCACCGTGCCGATCCTTGAGCGCACCTACGACATCATCGGGATGGTGCGGTGA